The proteins below are encoded in one region of Lactuca sativa cultivar Salinas chromosome 3, Lsat_Salinas_v11, whole genome shotgun sequence:
- the LOC111911036 gene encoding uncharacterized protein LOC111911036 yields MEAQIDEPETMILEINLISAQGLKIPPSAMMRRMHTYALAWVNSNTKLCSDLDCVGGENPTWNEKFIFRVSQDFVKGDTSAVQFHIYAVGYIRDYFIGTVRYLLSSSPNYTPKSGPTIDVPAFSALHIRRPSGRVCGILNIAATVHNSSDFASLTGISAICFRDLMGKHNKIFNQSRQVSRRLNHVGVKSNEQSSEPESCNSSCEESVCFSDDTESIASNSSCSTTVTAFSDSNGVRSNLIVAGKKERKSDGASLLCGLTLQRRSGLSDQNIETDGQDLD; encoded by the coding sequence ATGGAGGCTCAAATTGATGAACCAGAGACGATGATTCTAGAGATCAACTTGATCTCAGCACAAGGGTTGAAGATTCCTCCATCGGCTATGATGCGACGTATGCACACCTACGCTCTCGCATGGGTGAATTCAAACACCAAACTCTGTAGCGATCTTGATTGCGTCGGTGGCGAAAACCCTACGTGGAACGAAAAGTTCATATTCCGAGTTTCTCAGGATTTCGTCAAAGGCGACACCTCCGCCGTTCAATTCCATATCTACGCCGTCGGATACATTCGGGACTACTTTATCGGCACCGTTCGTTACCTGTTAAGCAGCAGCCCTAATTACACCCCCAAATCCGGCCCGACGATCGACGTTCCAGCTTTCTCCGCCCTGCACATCCGTCGTCCTTCCGGTAGAGTTTGCGGCATTCTTAACATCGCTGCAACCGTTCACAACAGCTCCGATTTCGCTTCCTTGACCGGAATCTCCGCCATCTGTTTCCGTGACCTAATGGGAAAACACAACAAAATCTTCAATCAATCACGGCAAGTCTCACGGCGTCTCAACCATGTCGGAGTCAAAAGTAACGAGCAATCTTCTGAACCGGAATCTTGCAATTCATCGTGTGAAGAGTCGGTTTGTTTTTCCGATGACACGGAGTCGATAGCCTCTAACTCGTCGTGTTCTACCACCGTAACGGCGTTTAGCGACAGTAACGGCGTCAGATCAAATCTTATAGTGGCGGGAAAGAAAGAACGGAAATCGGACGGTGCTAGTTTGTTGTGTGGGTTGACGTTGCAGAGAAGATCTGGTCTGTCAGATCAGAATATTGAAACGGACGGTCAAGATttggattaa